One region of Candidatus Dormiibacterota bacterium genomic DNA includes:
- the rpmB gene encoding 50S ribosomal protein L28, translating into MAKRCDVCGKGPKTGNNVSHAMNKTRRRWLPNLQSVRVVVRGTHSTAKVCTSCLRSKRVTRAV; encoded by the coding sequence ATGGCGAAGCGCTGTGACGTGTGTGGTAAAGGGCCGAAGACCGGCAACAACGTCAGCCACGCGATGAATAAGACCCGCCGTCGCTGGCTGCCGAATCTGCAGTCGGTGCGGGTCGTCGTTCGCGGCACCCACAGTACCGCCAAGGTCTGCACCTCGTGCCTGCGCTCCAAGCGGGTCACGCGCGCGGTCTAG
- a CDS encoding type II toxin-antitoxin system HicA family toxin, whose product MLAIKVRVILRWLREDGWLLERQPGTSHRQFRHATKPGIVTVNGNNNDDIFGGLLDSIARQAGWAKADLRVRK is encoded by the coding sequence ATGCTGGCGATCAAAGTTCGGGTAATCCTTCGATGGCTTCGCGAAGATGGCTGGTTGCTCGAACGGCAACCGGGGACGAGCCATCGTCAGTTCCGGCATGCCACGAAACCGGGAATAGTTACGGTGAACGGGAACAACAACGACGACATTTTTGGCGGCCTGCTCGATAGTATCGCGAGACAGGCCGGATGGGCGAAAGCCGACTTGAGGGTTCGCAAGTGA
- a CDS encoding type II toxin-antitoxin system HicB family antitoxin: MKYAVVIEKGPHNYGAYVPDLPGCVATAKTAELVQQRIEAAIVAHVSLLRERGESVPAPTTIAIYASVA; encoded by the coding sequence GTGAAATACGCCGTCGTCATTGAGAAGGGGCCCCACAACTACGGAGCCTACGTTCCCGACCTTCCCGGCTGCGTCGCAACCGCCAAAACAGCGGAGCTTGTTCAACAGCGGATCGAAGCGGCGATCGTAGCTCATGTATCCTTGCTTCGCGAGCGTGGGGAATCGGTCCCAGCGCCCACGACGATCGCCATATATGCGAGCGTCGCGTGA